In Phormidium yuhuli AB48, one genomic interval encodes:
- a CDS encoding type II toxin-antitoxin system prevent-host-death family antitoxin → MKMIDINQALPQLSNLIERAFAGEEILIIKNQQTIKITCVNPGHQRPPLFGSDKDQIIIADDFDAPLDEFKEYQ, encoded by the coding sequence ATGAAAATGATTGATATTAACCAAGCCTTACCTCAACTGTCTAACCTCATCGAACGGGCGTTTGCCGGTGAAGAAATTTTGATTATAAAAAATCAGCAAACGATTAAGATAACTTGTGTTAATCCCGGTCATCAGCGCCCGCCTTTGTTTGGGAGTGACAAAGACCAAATCATTATAGCTGATGATTTTGATGCTCCTTTAGATGAGTTTAAGGAGTATCAGTGA